Proteins from a single region of Chryseobacterium sp. T16E-39:
- the atpD gene encoding F0F1 ATP synthase subunit beta → MANQIKGKISQIIGPVIDVVFTNVESIPSIYDALEITKGNGEKVVLEVEQHIGEDTVRCIAMDATDGLQRGQEVTGYGNPITMPIGEAVNGRLFNVVGDAIDGLQNISKEGGLPIHREAPKFDQLSTSAEVLFTGIKVIDLVEPYAKGGKIGLFGGAGVGKTVLIQELINNIAKGHGGLSVFAGVGERTREGNDLLREMLESGIIKYGDDFMHSMENGGWDLSKVDLEAMKDSKAAFVFGQMNEPPGARARVALSGLTLAEYYRDGGESGQGRDVLFFVDNIFRFTQAGSEVSALLGRMPSAVGYQPTLASEMGAMQERITSTKNGSITSVQAVYVPADDLTDPAPATTFAHLDATTVLDRKIASLGIYPAVDPLASTSRILAPEIIGEEHYNCAQRVKEILQRYKALQDIIAILGMEELSEEDKSVVYRARKVQRFLSQPFHVAEQFTGIPGSLVDIKDTIKGFNMIMDGELDHLPEAAFNLKGTIEEAIAAGQKMLADNA, encoded by the coding sequence ATGGCAAACCAAATTAAAGGAAAAATTTCTCAAATTATTGGTCCGGTAATCGACGTAGTTTTTACAAATGTGGAATCAATCCCAAGTATTTACGACGCGTTAGAAATTACTAAAGGAAACGGTGAAAAAGTAGTCTTAGAAGTAGAACAACATATTGGAGAAGATACAGTAAGATGTATCGCAATGGATGCTACAGATGGTCTTCAAAGAGGGCAGGAAGTAACTGGATACGGAAATCCTATTACTATGCCAATCGGTGAGGCTGTAAACGGACGATTATTCAACGTTGTTGGTGATGCTATCGATGGGCTTCAAAACATCTCTAAAGAGGGTGGATTACCAATCCACAGAGAAGCTCCAAAATTTGATCAACTTTCAACTTCTGCAGAAGTTTTATTTACAGGTATTAAAGTAATCGACTTAGTTGAGCCTTACGCAAAAGGAGGTAAAATTGGATTGTTCGGTGGTGCTGGTGTAGGTAAAACAGTATTGATCCAGGAGTTGATTAATAATATTGCAAAAGGACACGGTGGTCTTTCAGTTTTCGCTGGAGTAGGTGAAAGAACGAGAGAAGGAAATGACCTTTTGAGAGAGATGCTTGAATCAGGAATTATCAAGTATGGTGATGACTTTATGCACTCTATGGAAAACGGAGGTTGGGATCTTTCTAAAGTAGATTTAGAAGCGATGAAAGATTCTAAAGCGGCATTCGTTTTCGGACAGATGAACGAGCCACCAGGAGCAAGAGCTAGAGTAGCACTTTCTGGTCTTACATTAGCTGAATACTATAGAGATGGTGGAGAAAGCGGACAAGGTAGAGACGTTCTATTCTTCGTAGATAATATCTTCCGTTTTACACAAGCTGGTTCTGAGGTATCTGCACTTCTTGGGCGTATGCCTTCTGCGGTAGGTTACCAACCGACACTTGCTTCTGAGATGGGAGCGATGCAGGAAAGAATTACTTCTACTAAAAACGGATCTATTACTTCAGTACAGGCAGTATATGTACCTGCGGATGACTTAACTGACCCGGCTCCGGCAACTACGTTTGCTCACTTGGATGCTACAACAGTATTAGATAGAAAAATTGCTTCTTTAGGTATTTATCCGGCAGTAGATCCATTGGCTTCTACTTCTAGAATCCTTGCACCGGAAATTATCGGAGAAGAGCATTATAACTGTGCTCAAAGAGTAAAAGAAATTCTTCAGAGATATAAAGCACTTCAGGATATCATTGCTATCCTTGGTATGGAAGAACTTTCTGAAGAAGATAAATCTGTTGTTTACCGTGCTAGAAAAGTTCAGAGATTCTTATCTCAGCCTTTCCACGTTGCAGAACAGTTTACAGGTATTCCAGGATCATTGGTAGATATTAAAGATACTATTAAAGGATTCAACATGATTATGGATGGTGAATTGGATCACTTACCGGAAGCTGCTTTCAACTTGAAGGGAACTATCGAAGAAGCTATTGCAGCAGGACAAAAAATGTTAGCTGATAACGCATAA
- a CDS encoding PLP-dependent cysteine synthase family protein gives MSNVYDNILGLIGNTPMVKLNTVTKDIPATVYAKLESYNPGHSTKDRIALHIIENAEKKGLLKEDSVIVETTSGNTGFSLAMVCIIKGYKCILAVSDKTKPEKIAYLKALGAVVYVCPANVPANDPRSYYEVAKRVASETPNSVYINQYFNELNIDAHYQTTGPEIWEQTQGKITHLFACTGTGGTLSGSGKFLKEKNPDIKIIGVDADGSILKSYHETGEINKGDVHPYQIEGMGKNLIPGALLFDKVDEFVRVNDEMSAYRTREIALKEAIMGGYTTGAVTQALIQYAQSHEFSEDDIVVLIYPDHGSRYITKVYSDQWMAEQGFVNNCVHNYDEVFKTEFIK, from the coding sequence ATGAGTAATGTTTACGATAATATCCTTGGCCTAATAGGAAACACTCCTATGGTGAAGCTAAATACTGTAACGAAAGATATTCCTGCAACTGTTTATGCCAAGTTAGAATCATATAATCCTGGACATTCCACTAAAGATAGAATCGCACTTCACATTATAGAAAACGCTGAAAAAAAAGGTTTATTAAAAGAGGATTCTGTAATTGTAGAGACTACCTCAGGGAATACCGGATTCTCTCTTGCAATGGTTTGCATCATCAAAGGATATAAATGCATTCTAGCTGTAAGTGACAAGACAAAACCTGAAAAGATCGCCTATCTTAAAGCACTTGGTGCTGTAGTGTATGTGTGTCCTGCCAATGTCCCGGCAAATGATCCAAGATCCTATTATGAGGTCGCTAAAAGAGTGGCTTCAGAAACTCCAAATTCCGTTTATATCAATCAGTATTTTAATGAATTGAATATTGATGCCCACTACCAAACCACTGGACCGGAAATTTGGGAGCAGACACAAGGAAAGATTACCCATCTTTTTGCGTGTACAGGAACAGGTGGAACCTTATCCGGATCAGGGAAATTCCTGAAAGAAAAAAATCCAGATATTAAAATTATAGGAGTAGATGCCGACGGTTCTATTCTTAAAAGCTATCACGAAACCGGTGAAATCAATAAAGGGGATGTTCATCCTTATCAGATCGAAGGAATGGGGAAAAATCTGATCCCTGGTGCTTTACTGTTTGATAAAGTAGATGAATTTGTAAGAGTAAATGATGAAATGTCAGCCTATAGAACCCGCGAAATAGCTTTAAAGGAAGCTATTATGGGTGGGTATACTACAGGAGCTGTAACACAGGCGCTCATACAATATGCACAATCTCATGAGTTTTCAGAAGATGATATCGTTGTTTTAATTTATCCGGATCACGGATCAAGATATATCACAAAGGTATACAGTGACCAATGGATGGCTGAACAAGGTTTCGTTAATAATTGTGTACACAACTATGACGAAGTTTTTAAAACAGAATTCATTAAATAG
- a CDS encoding glucosaminidase domain-containing protein, translating into MKKSKNSTIAILSLFLTFFFTTANAQRSYIDNYKDIATDLSKQYGIPSSIILAIAIVESGAGTSKASKTLNNHFGIHGKNNINTSRFKSFTSVRESYEAFCLLLSKKKLYSKLKDNNNSNDWVKAIASSGYSTKPTEWIKKINSTITKYGLQK; encoded by the coding sequence ATGAAAAAATCTAAAAATAGTACAATAGCAATTCTTAGTCTTTTTCTGACATTTTTTTTCACCACGGCTAATGCCCAGCGCTCATATATTGATAACTATAAGGATATCGCCACAGACCTTTCAAAACAGTACGGAATTCCCAGCTCAATTATATTGGCGATTGCTATTGTTGAATCCGGAGCAGGAACCAGCAAAGCGAGCAAGACGCTTAATAATCATTTTGGAATTCATGGAAAGAATAACATCAATACCTCCCGATTTAAGAGTTTTACCTCAGTTCGGGAAAGTTATGAAGCCTTCTGTCTGCTCCTTTCAAAAAAGAAGCTTTACAGCAAATTAAAGGACAATAACAACTCCAATGATTGGGTGAAAGCAATAGCTTCTTCAGGATACTCTACAAAGCCTACTGAATGGATAAAAAAAATAAATTCCACGATCACTAAATACGGCTTACAGAAATAG
- a CDS encoding aminotransferase class I/II-fold pyridoxal phosphate-dependent enzyme, giving the protein MDIFDRIKENPGPLGQFADYGEGYFIFPRLEGPIGPRMQFQGREVIFWSANDYLGLCNHPEVLEADAKAAAEYGMFYPMGARAMSGETEQHLQLERELADFVQKESAYLLNFGYQGMVSTIDALVNRNDVIVYDVDSHACIVDGVRLHSGKRFTYRHNDIESLEKNLQRATKVAQETGGGILVITEGVFGMRGQQGKIKEICDLKSKYNFRLLVDDAHGFGTLGETGAGAGEEQGCQDKIDVYFSTFAKSMAGFGAFIAGDKEVIRYLKFNLRSQIFAKSLTMPMVIGGLKRLELLRTKPEIKAKLWENTHKLQNGLKERGFNIGDSNTCVTPVMMQGTPVEATLLVKDLREIYGIFTSVVVYPVIPKGMILLRLIPTASHTDSEINETLAAFEAIHDKLVSGYYKEQEQKLLEEQGLSFKPI; this is encoded by the coding sequence TTGGATATTTTTGACAGAATAAAAGAAAATCCAGGACCTCTGGGACAATTTGCAGATTATGGAGAAGGTTATTTTATTTTTCCGAGACTTGAAGGACCTATCGGACCTAGAATGCAGTTTCAGGGGAGAGAAGTAATTTTCTGGAGTGCTAATGATTATTTAGGATTGTGTAATCATCCTGAAGTATTGGAAGCTGATGCAAAAGCTGCTGCTGAATATGGGATGTTTTATCCAATGGGAGCAAGAGCCATGTCCGGAGAAACAGAACAGCACTTACAATTAGAAAGAGAGCTTGCTGATTTTGTTCAAAAAGAATCTGCCTATTTATTGAATTTTGGTTACCAGGGAATGGTTTCCACAATTGATGCCTTAGTTAACAGAAACGACGTAATCGTATATGATGTAGATTCTCATGCATGTATCGTAGATGGTGTAAGACTGCATTCTGGAAAAAGATTTACGTACAGACATAATGATATCGAAAGTCTTGAAAAAAACCTTCAGAGAGCAACAAAAGTAGCTCAGGAAACTGGTGGTGGAATCCTGGTAATTACTGAAGGGGTCTTCGGAATGAGAGGACAACAGGGAAAAATTAAAGAAATTTGTGACCTGAAATCAAAATATAATTTCAGACTTCTTGTAGATGATGCCCACGGATTTGGAACACTTGGTGAAACCGGAGCCGGTGCTGGTGAAGAGCAAGGATGTCAGGATAAAATCGATGTATACTTTTCTACTTTCGCAAAATCAATGGCTGGTTTTGGAGCTTTTATTGCGGGAGATAAAGAAGTGATCAGATATTTAAAATTTAACTTAAGATCTCAAATTTTTGCTAAGTCTCTTACTATGCCAATGGTAATCGGAGGATTAAAAAGATTAGAGCTTTTAAGAACAAAACCTGAGATTAAAGCTAAATTATGGGAAAACACTCATAAATTACAGAATGGTCTTAAAGAAAGAGGGTTCAATATCGGAGATAGCAATACTTGCGTAACTCCTGTAATGATGCAGGGAACTCCGGTAGAAGCAACCTTATTAGTAAAAGATTTAAGAGAGATCTATGGAATCTTTACATCAGTTGTTGTATACCCTGTAATCCCTAAAGGAATGATTTTATTAAGATTAATTCCAACGGCTTCCCACACAGATTCAGAAATTAATGAAACTCTGGCTGCTTTTGAAGCTATTCACGATAAATTAGTGAGTGGATACTACAAGGAGCAGGAACAAAAATTACTGGAAGAGCAAGGTTTAAGTTTCAAACCTATTTAA
- a CDS encoding B12-binding domain-containing radical SAM protein, with protein sequence MKDLLLITPPFTQLNTPYPATAYIKGFLNTKNISSYQIDLGIEVILELFSKNGLQKIFSKKVDLKNVSENTQRIFSLRDEYVKTIDQVIHFLQGKNPTLARQICSMNFLPEASRFNQLDDMEFAFGNMGLQDKAKHLATLYLEDLSDYIVENIDSDFGFSRYAERLGKSANSFDELYSKLLDDQTFIDDITLEILRIKLEEVQPKLVCFSIPFPGNLYSAFRCAKYIKENFPHIKTAMGGGFPNTELREIKDARVFEFFDFITLDDGELPIELLYENLNFPTENAEFKRTFLIENQKVTYKNNSKRHDYKQAQVGTPEYTDLQLDKYISVIEIANPMHSLWSDGRWNKLTMAHGCYWGKCTFCDISLDYIKIYEPISAKILVDRMEELIRDTGETGFHFVDEAAPPALMREVALEILRRNLVVTWWTNIRFEKSFTKDLCFLLKLSGCVAVSGGLEVASDRLLKLIDKGISVEQVAQVTRNFTEAGVMIHAYLMYGYPTQTIQETVDSLEMVRQLFEMGILQSGFWHQFAMTAHSPVGLNPEEFGVTPIKQEILFANNDIDFTDKTGIDHSKFSFGLKKSLFNYMHGINFEIPLQDWFDFKIPKTTVHPDYIHDCLLEDDNFVFKGNSKIVFLDRNVIAENYIKTKKQNSWPYTQLTFHLKTNIVKVDIEQEKAEWLMEILAENAPENAKKITLQQLKTQFEENFEDFELFWFSKPIQQLKENGVILSL encoded by the coding sequence TTGAAAGATCTTCTTCTTATTACTCCGCCATTCACTCAACTTAATACTCCTTATCCTGCAACAGCTTATATTAAAGGTTTTTTAAACACCAAAAATATTTCCAGCTACCAGATCGATTTGGGGATTGAAGTTATTTTGGAGTTATTTTCAAAAAACGGCCTTCAAAAAATCTTTTCCAAAAAAGTTGATCTTAAAAATGTTTCAGAAAATACTCAGCGGATCTTTTCCTTAAGAGATGAATATGTAAAAACAATTGATCAGGTTATACATTTCTTACAGGGTAAAAATCCTACGTTGGCCAGACAGATCTGCAGCATGAATTTTTTACCTGAGGCTTCCAGATTCAATCAGTTGGATGATATGGAATTTGCCTTCGGAAATATGGGATTACAGGATAAAGCTAAACACTTAGCTACCTTATATTTAGAAGACTTATCTGATTATATTGTTGAAAACATAGATTCCGATTTTGGTTTCAGTCGTTACGCAGAGCGTTTGGGAAAAAGTGCCAATTCTTTTGATGAACTATATTCAAAATTATTGGATGATCAAACATTTATAGATGACATCACCCTCGAAATCCTCAGGATAAAATTAGAAGAGGTTCAGCCGAAGTTAGTTTGTTTTTCCATTCCCTTTCCTGGAAATTTGTATTCAGCTTTCAGATGTGCCAAATATATTAAAGAAAATTTCCCTCACATTAAAACCGCTATGGGAGGTGGGTTTCCCAACACTGAATTAAGGGAAATAAAAGATGCCCGGGTTTTCGAATTTTTTGATTTTATTACCTTGGATGATGGTGAGCTTCCTATTGAGCTTCTTTATGAAAATCTAAACTTCCCAACGGAAAATGCAGAGTTTAAACGTACTTTTTTAATTGAAAACCAGAAGGTAACTTATAAAAACAATTCAAAAAGACACGATTACAAGCAAGCTCAGGTAGGAACGCCAGAATACACCGACCTGCAGTTGGATAAATACATTTCAGTCATTGAAATTGCCAATCCAATGCACAGCTTATGGAGTGACGGAAGATGGAATAAGCTTACAATGGCACATGGCTGCTATTGGGGGAAATGTACTTTTTGTGATATCTCATTGGACTATATCAAAATTTACGAACCTATTTCTGCTAAAATTCTCGTGGACAGAATGGAAGAACTCATCAGGGATACGGGAGAAACAGGATTCCATTTTGTGGATGAAGCAGCACCTCCTGCATTGATGAGAGAAGTAGCCTTAGAGATTTTACGGAGAAATTTAGTGGTTACCTGGTGGACAAATATTCGATTTGAAAAAAGCTTTACCAAAGACCTATGCTTTTTACTTAAACTCTCCGGCTGCGTAGCTGTTTCCGGAGGTCTGGAAGTTGCCAGTGATCGTCTATTAAAATTAATTGATAAAGGAATCTCTGTAGAACAGGTGGCTCAGGTAACAAGAAATTTTACCGAAGCCGGAGTGATGATTCATGCATATCTGATGTATGGCTACCCTACCCAAACTATTCAGGAAACGGTAGATTCTTTAGAGATGGTCCGCCAATTATTTGAAATGGGAATTTTGCAAAGCGGATTCTGGCATCAGTTTGCGATGACTGCCCACTCTCCTGTCGGATTAAATCCTGAGGAATTTGGAGTCACTCCCATTAAGCAGGAAATTTTGTTTGCGAATAATGATATTGATTTTACAGATAAAACGGGAATTGATCACAGTAAATTTAGTTTCGGGCTTAAGAAATCCCTGTTCAATTATATGCATGGAATCAATTTTGAAATACCGCTTCAGGATTGGTTCGATTTTAAAATACCCAAAACAACAGTTCATCCGGACTATATTCACGATTGTTTATTAGAAGATGATAATTTTGTTTTCAAAGGAAATTCAAAAATTGTTTTTCTGGATAGAAATGTTATTGCCGAGAATTACATAAAAACAAAAAAACAAAATTCCTGGCCATATACCCAGCTGACATTCCATTTAAAGACCAATATTGTAAAAGTTGATATAGAACAGGAAAAAGCTGAATGGCTCATGGAAATACTGGCCGAAAACGCTCCGGAAAATGCAAAGAAAATTACGTTGCAACAGCTTAAGACTCAATTTGAAGAGAATTTTGAAGATTTTGAGTTGTTCTGGTTTTCAAAACCCATACAGCAGCTTAAAGAAAATGGAGTGATCCTGAGTCTGTAA
- a CDS encoding DUF2723 domain-containing protein: MKNWTFRQWNTVLGWVIFVIAFFTYLSTIEPKLSFWDCGEYISSAVKLEVTHAPGAALFQIVGAVAAIFALGKGENYSIVINAMSATFSAFTILFLFWTITHFVRRLLNKDFEEITKHQEISILFAGVIGALCFTFSDTFWFSAVEGEVYSMASMFIALLVWLITKWENEYNAADNERWIILIFFIVGLSVGVHMMCMLSIPAICLVYYARNYKFTWKNFIWANLITLGILIIVFKIIFPLIMTMFGKLEIFFVNGLGLPFHSGTIVAFVLMVAICYFMIKYARRTKKNIYQTAALSIVYMMIGFSCWMVIPIRANANPPMNLNDPDTAIGMLDYYNREQYGDWPTIYGQNYTAFLDANGIEKNEDGSFKTQKTGEIFEKDEKTGTYRKTGDRFNYVFSKSQVSLMPRMFNEDKSVMANYISMYGAPDFTFNYGNEDVADNPQAKQIFEELRKKYEDKSITAADYLKVKPYDLITVQKPSLAQNMDYFITFQNGYYFVRYLMWNFVGRQNDLEGNMENTKGNWISGFSFIDNALWGNQDKMPAKFKNESTVAFFFLPLILGLIGFFFQLNRDFGRFYAILSLFVITSVGIIFYTGVKPFEPRERDYAMVGSFYAFAIWIGLGAGAILWFLQSKVKSNAANIIAGVVLLGVPFMMGFQNYNVHDRSNRYTAYDYSYSVLKSLPKEDILFVYGDNDTYPVWAIQETENFRDDVKVVNFTLLSTPWNIDQVKRKTYNANAIPSQLTHEDYRDGVNDQIYLMKKEDWQNIFNNLKEQGAPETEFQSFKKYLTQDSITLKEAINFIKMKSPEKDEVLKMIFGEARYEKYNFLPVSKFILPVNKENALKAGIINPSDLPNTVNQIMIDYKANTLYKNNLMMFDILANFDWKRPINFSSGGVYDSENIFYLDDYLQLDGFSYRLIPVHTPPNSDGDMGRVDANSLYNVVKNFKWGNFKDLNSHFDETATSNIISYRSAASRAAAALSLKGEKAKAIELLDLAAKEIPVEKYNDPRSLSSIVYGYIVAGQEQKGLKLAEVLKKGIFEEYDYYLSLSPGEQKYLRRQMGTKPMEYSLVVSAVTTAYKAIGQKDKAYDYLVKSIEPIDKKFNVFIKDLQQMGKEKAMGESENVQRITPFYQYLFDIMEPFDSTYSKEKENQITTAIMKATQ; this comes from the coding sequence ATGAAAAACTGGACTTTTAGGCAATGGAACACCGTTTTAGGATGGGTGATTTTCGTCATTGCATTTTTCACGTACTTATCAACAATAGAACCCAAGCTTAGTTTTTGGGATTGTGGTGAGTACATATCTTCTGCAGTAAAATTAGAGGTAACGCATGCTCCCGGGGCGGCTTTATTCCAGATAGTGGGTGCTGTGGCAGCCATTTTTGCATTAGGAAAAGGCGAAAATTATTCTATTGTGATCAATGCAATGTCCGCAACATTCAGTGCATTTACGATCTTATTTTTGTTCTGGACCATTACCCATTTTGTAAGAAGGCTTTTGAACAAGGATTTTGAGGAAATAACCAAACATCAGGAAATTTCTATTTTATTTGCCGGAGTTATAGGAGCTTTGTGTTTTACATTTTCCGATACTTTCTGGTTTTCGGCAGTAGAAGGAGAGGTTTATTCTATGGCTTCAATGTTCATCGCACTTTTAGTGTGGCTGATCACCAAATGGGAAAATGAATACAATGCTGCAGATAATGAAAGATGGATTATCCTGATTTTCTTTATTGTAGGACTTTCAGTGGGAGTACACATGATGTGTATGCTTTCTATTCCTGCAATTTGTTTAGTATACTACGCAAGAAATTATAAGTTTACTTGGAAAAATTTTATTTGGGCTAACCTGATCACCTTAGGGATTCTGATCATTGTATTCAAAATTATCTTCCCATTGATCATGACCATGTTCGGAAAACTTGAAATATTCTTTGTGAATGGTTTAGGACTTCCTTTCCATTCAGGGACTATTGTGGCTTTCGTTCTTATGGTGGCAATTTGCTATTTTATGATCAAATATGCCAGAAGAACAAAAAAGAATATTTATCAGACTGCTGCATTGTCGATTGTTTATATGATGATTGGCTTTTCGTGTTGGATGGTTATTCCTATCAGAGCCAATGCGAATCCACCGATGAACCTTAATGATCCGGATACGGCTATTGGTATGCTGGATTATTATAACAGAGAGCAGTATGGAGATTGGCCAACGATTTACGGACAAAACTATACCGCTTTCCTTGATGCCAATGGAATTGAAAAGAATGAAGACGGAAGTTTTAAAACACAGAAAACAGGAGAAATTTTCGAAAAAGACGAAAAAACAGGAACGTACCGTAAAACAGGAGACCGCTTTAATTATGTTTTCAGTAAGTCTCAGGTGAGTTTAATGCCGAGAATGTTTAATGAAGATAAATCAGTAATGGCCAATTACATTTCAATGTATGGAGCACCTGATTTTACCTTCAACTATGGAAATGAAGATGTAGCAGATAATCCTCAGGCAAAACAGATCTTTGAGGAGCTAAGAAAGAAATACGAAGACAAATCTATTACCGCAGCAGATTACCTGAAAGTAAAACCTTACGATCTTATCACTGTTCAGAAACCTTCTCTGGCTCAGAACATGGATTATTTCATTACTTTCCAGAACGGATACTATTTTGTCAGATATCTGATGTGGAACTTCGTAGGAAGACAAAATGATTTAGAAGGCAACATGGAAAACACGAAAGGGAACTGGATTTCCGGTTTCTCTTTCATCGATAATGCGTTGTGGGGGAATCAGGATAAGATGCCAGCGAAGTTCAAAAATGAGAGTACGGTTGCATTTTTCTTCTTGCCTTTAATCTTAGGATTGATAGGATTCTTCTTTCAGCTGAACAGAGATTTCGGAAGATTCTATGCTATATTATCATTATTCGTCATTACAAGTGTTGGTATTATTTTCTATACAGGGGTAAAACCATTCGAACCAAGAGAAAGAGATTATGCGATGGTAGGTTCTTTTTATGCATTTGCTATTTGGATAGGTTTAGGTGCCGGTGCTATTTTATGGTTCTTGCAGTCTAAAGTAAAATCCAATGCTGCTAATATTATAGCTGGAGTAGTTTTGCTTGGAGTACCTTTTATGATGGGATTCCAGAATTATAACGTGCATGACAGAAGCAACAGATATACAGCATATGACTATTCATATTCGGTATTAAAATCTTTGCCTAAAGAAGATATTTTATTTGTATACGGAGATAATGATACCTACCCGGTTTGGGCTATTCAGGAAACTGAAAACTTCCGTGATGATGTAAAAGTGGTGAACTTTACCCTTTTGTCTACACCATGGAATATTGACCAGGTTAAGAGAAAGACATATAATGCGAATGCTATTCCAAGTCAATTGACTCATGAAGATTACAGAGATGGGGTTAATGACCAGATCTATCTGATGAAAAAAGAAGACTGGCAGAATATTTTTAATAATCTTAAAGAGCAGGGAGCTCCTGAAACGGAATTCCAATCTTTTAAAAAGTATCTTACCCAGGATTCTATTACGTTAAAAGAGGCTATCAATTTCATTAAGATGAAATCTCCTGAAAAGGATGAAGTTCTGAAAATGATCTTTGGTGAAGCCCGATATGAAAAATACAACTTCTTGCCGGTAAGCAAATTTATTTTACCTGTAAATAAAGAAAATGCATTGAAAGCAGGAATTATTAATCCAAGTGATTTGCCTAATACGGTAAATCAGATCATGATTGATTATAAAGCCAATACACTTTATAAGAATAACCTGATGATGTTTGATATTCTTGCCAACTTTGATTGGAAAAGACCGATCAACTTCTCTTCTGGAGGGGTTTATGACAGTGAAAATATCTTCTATCTTGATGATTATCTTCAGTTGGATGGATTCAGTTATCGATTAATCCCTGTGCACACCCCACCAAATTCAGATGGTGATATGGGAAGAGTAGATGCCAACTCCCTATACAATGTGGTGAAAAACTTTAAATGGGGTAATTTTAAAGACTTGAATTCTCATTTTGATGAAACAGCGACTTCTAATATTATCAGCTATCGAAGTGCAGCGAGTAGAGCTGCTGCAGCACTTTCTTTAAAAGGAGAGAAGGCTAAAGCAATTGAATTATTGGATCTTGCAGCAAAAGAAATTCCAGTAGAAAAATACAACGATCCCCGTTCATTAAGTTCTATTGTATATGGTTATATTGTAGCAGGTCAGGAGCAAAAAGGATTGAAGTTGGCAGAGGTTCTTAAGAAAGGGATTTTTGAAGAATATGATTATTATTTAAGCCTTAGTCCGGGAGAGCAGAAGTACCTGAGAAGACAAATGGGAACTAAGCCGATGGAATATTCTCTTGTTGTATCTGCTGTAACTACAGCTTACAAAGCTATCGGACAGAAAGACAAAGCTTATGATTATCTGGTGAAGTCTATAGAACCTATTGATAAGAAATTCAATGTATTTATTAAGGATCTGCAACAGATGGGTAAAGAAAAGGCAATGGGTGAATCTGAAAATGTACAAAGAATCACTCCTTTCTATCAGTACTTATTTGATATTATGGAGCCTTTTGATTCTACCTATTCAAAGGAAAAAGAAAATCAGATTACAACAGCAATTATGAAAGCAACTCAGTAA
- a CDS encoding FoF1 ATP synthase subunit delta/epsilon — MNIKILTPEHVVFEGEVNSVLLPGKNGEFHIMKNHAGIVSSLINGKVKLFVNSVDETYTKNFTRENEKDSVFSYPIKSGVVEFNHNKGIILCE; from the coding sequence ATGAATATAAAAATTTTAACACCAGAACACGTTGTTTTTGAAGGTGAAGTAAATTCAGTATTACTGCCTGGAAAAAATGGTGAATTTCACATCATGAAAAACCACGCGGGGATCGTTTCTTCTTTAATTAACGGTAAGGTAAAGTTATTTGTTAATTCTGTAGATGAAACATATACTAAAAACTTTACAAGAGAGAATGAAAAGGATTCAGTTTTTTCTTATCCTATCAAAAGCGGTGTTGTAGAATTTAATCATAATAAAGGGATTATCCTTTGTGAGTAA